The nucleotide window AGGGATCACGCGGCTCGCGCAATTTGACGGCGACGGCCTGGTCGGCGGTGAGCACGCTGTTCATGGTCACGAGGTACTCCTGCGGGGTCGCGCTGGGATTCAGGACTTCGCGGCGCACCAGCGACCAGCCGGCCGTGCGGGTGCCGGTCTCGGTGCTGCGCGTGCCGTCGGCGTTCACGTTGACGAAGCTGTACTTGAAGGCCTCGCTGGCGAAGCTGTATAGGTCGTTCGAGGTGTACTTGAGGCTGTCGAGGGTAGGCCCCGTCCCCGCACTGCTGGCCGTATAGGCCACGAACTCGACCTTACAGGTCAGGGCCGTGTCGGGCGTGACACTCACGGCCTGCTTGCCCGAAGCCTCACCGGTCAGGAAGCGCGTCGTGCACTTGGCGTTTTCGCGGGCCTGGCGCAGTACATAGCCGGAGAGGTACATCTGCACGTCCCCGTTCGCCGCACCGCTGTAACTGGCCGGTGTGCTGCCGACCATGACCGGCTTGCCCACGGCACCGCCCTCTTCCAGCGGGTAGTACAGCGCCGCCACCCACAGGTTGTTGCGGTCGACCCCCTCGGGCAGCGAGAAGCGCAACGAGAGGCTGTCGTCACTGGGCGGGCGCTTGCCGGGGCAGGCAGTCAGGAGGCCGGTCAGGGCCACGCAGGCCCCGAGCAGGGGCCAGGAAACGGATCGCGTCTTCATATCTCCATGAGCTTAAAGGGAAGATGAAACTTCCGTTGCCTCATCTGAGGCGGCCTGCTCCGGTGCCAGTCCCGTTCGCAGCAGGGCCACGAAGACCACTATGCCTACACCCGCCAATAAGACCCCGGCGTGACCGGGCACCAGGAATACCAGCGGCGCCGCACCGGCCAGCACTACGGGCGGCCACCACCGGCGCCCCGCAGCGCGCAGAGCCAGGGCGGCTCCCACCACGGCCCCGAGCGGCGCGGCGACGGAGACCGGCAGATAGTTCAGGAGCATGCCGCCCAGCACCGACCCCAGGGTCAGCCCTACCACGGCCAGGGCCGCCGCCCCCGGTAGCAGGTGCAGGCCACGTCCACGTCCCCACAGAGCCGCGAAGACGGCCGCCAGCAGCAGCGCGGCGGGGGTGAAGGCATACAGCTTGGCCGCGGTCTCGCGCCCGCTCCCGGCCGGGAAGCTCAGGGCCACGTCCTGCGCGGTGATCACGTTTTTCAGCTCCCAGACCAGGGTCGTGCCGCCCAGGGAGCGCGCGGTGCGGGTGGGGGGCAGGCTGTAGCGCGGAAACCGGGGCGCGCCGTCGGTCTGCGCCGTCAGCGAGAAGTCGCGCAGGCTTTCGCGGCTGCTGCCCAGCACGTACCTCCAGCCGCGCGCGCCCTGGTGGCGGTAGCGCACGTCCACCCTCACGCGCTGCCCGGCCGCCAGTCGGCCCTCCCAGAAGCCGCGCAGGGCGCCTGACGCAGGCAGTTCCCGGCCGTCCACAAGAACGGCGAACTCCGACAGGGTCCCGCTCCCCTGCGGCAGCGGAAAGCTGAACCGGGCCGTCACGGGCCGGTCCAGCGGATTGGCGAACGCGTACTGGGCCGCGAAACTCGCCCGGTAGGAAGGCCGGCGCGCCTCCCACAGCGGCGACCCGAACTCCAGCGAGACCCGGAGACGCGACTCTTCCATCCGGACGGGTTCCTCGGCGCGCAGGGTGACCTCGCGGGTCAGGACCACGCCCCGGCTCCCCCGGCGCACCCGGTCGGCCCACCGGATCACGTTGTCGCTGCCGGGTTCGTCCAGATACGGCGCGAGCACGTCCAGACCCCCGTTCACTCCGCCCGCGTCCAGCCGGCGCAGCAGCTCGGGCGGCAGAATCAGCGACCGGCTGTAGGTCCGCTCGGTGAGGTAGGTCACGCGCGGGGCCTCCTGGGTGGTCGGCGCGGCGTCGGCGTCGGCCCCGCGCCCCTGCACCGCGTTTTCGGCGGCGGCCAGACGGCTCTGGACCACGCGACCCAGCGGACCGTACCCCCAGATGACCGCTGCCAGCAGGACCACTCCCCCGGCCCAACCCAGCAGGCGCGACAGCACCGGCCACAGCCGCCGGCTCCAGTACTGGAAATTCCGGGGACGCAGCACCCGCCAGAACTGCGCCGTCAGTCCCGCCCCCAGGGCCGCGACCAACAGCGGCCACAGCACTGCCCACAGATGCCTCGCTCCGTTCCAGAGGGTCTCCAGCGTCGCCTGAACCATAAGTCTCCCCCGGAAGACCCGACAGTGGCCTCCCTATACTCAAGATGTGTAAGGTACTTAAGGTACTGACCCGAGACGGAGGATGGCATCCGACTTTGGAAGGAGAAAACGAATGTCAGACATGAAGATTTCCGGCGGCAATGGGGGGGGGAAGCGCCCAAAACCGCCAGAATCCGTTCATGTCCGCCGAGTGGGGCCCCGCGCGACCCTATGCTGGCCGTCCATGCCGCGCTCCTCTGCCCCGTCGCCCTACCAGTTCCGGCTCCACGCCCGGGCGCTCCGGCGTCCCGGCGCCGCGTGACCTGGCTGCGCGGCGTGGCTTCGTCCCCGCCCGGCGCCTCTCCCCTGCGGCCTGTATCGCTGAGTCTGGTCTACAGCGCGCTGTTCGCACTGCTGGCAGCCGCGTTCTGGTTGATCCTGCGGGGGCAGGGCGACACGCCGGCTCAGGCCGCCGACAGTCTGAAATTCTGGCTGGTCGCTGGCCTGCTGGGACTGGGGCTGGGGTCCGGCCGGCCACAGAGGCGGCTGCTGGCCCAGCACCAGACCCTCTGGCGGTGGCCGCTGGCGTCCGCGGCGGTCGCCATGCTGCTGTTCGCGGTGGTGGGCGACCAGGGCGCGCGGCCGGCGCTGCTGGCCCTGCCGCTGTACGCCGCGTGGTGGGGCGTGGGCCTGGCGGTCCGGCGCTGGCATGGCCGTCACTGGCCCTGGCGGGTGGGCGTCCTGGGTTCAGGCTCCGCGCATACGGCGGGCGACCTGCTGCCCCGCGAGGGCCTGCGCTACGTGCCCGTCAGCTCCCAGGAGGACTGGTCGTCCTCCCGCCTTGACGCCCTGCTGCTGCGGCCCGGCGACCGGCTTTCCGAAGAACACCAGCGCCTGATCGCCCACGCCCAGGTGACCAAGGTTCCGATCTGGTCCAAGACCCAGCTCGACGAGGAAATCAGCGGTAAGGTCGCTGTCCACCTCATCCAGAGCGAGTGGCTCGACCAGGCCAAGTTCCGCTCGCGCTACAGCGGGGTCAAGCGCGCCTTCGACGTCTCCGTGACCCTGCTGGCCCTGCCCGTCCTGCTGCCGCTCGCGGCCGGCGTCGCTGTGACGGTGCTGTTCAACAGCGGCCGGCCTGTGCTCTTCTGGCAGGAGCGGGTCGGCCAGGGCGGGCAGCCCTTCCGCATCGTGAAGTTCCGGACCATGACGCGCGACTCCGAGCGGAGCGGCCCGGCGTTCGCGCAGCGCGCCGACCTGCGCGTGACCCCCACCGGGGCCTTTCTGCGCAAGTTCCGTCTCGACGAACTGCCACAGTTCTGGAACGTGCTGCGCGGCGAGATGAGCATTATCGGTCCCCGGCCCGAACAGTCCGCCTTCGCCGCCGACTTCGAGGAGAGCATTCCGCTCTACGCCTCGCGGCACTGGGTGCGGCCCGGCATCACCGGCTGGGCACAGGTCAACCAGGGC belongs to Deinococcus sp. Leaf326 and includes:
- a CDS encoding sugar transferase; protein product: MTWLRGVASSPPGASPLRPVSLSLVYSALFALLAAAFWLILRGQGDTPAQAADSLKFWLVAGLLGLGLGSGRPQRRLLAQHQTLWRWPLASAAVAMLLFAVVGDQGARPALLALPLYAAWWGVGLAVRRWHGRHWPWRVGVLGSGSAHTAGDLLPREGLRYVPVSSQEDWSSSRLDALLLRPGDRLSEEHQRLIAHAQVTKVPIWSKTQLDEEISGKVAVHLIQSEWLDQAKFRSRYSGVKRAFDVSVTLLALPVLLPLAAGVAVTVLFNSGRPVLFWQERVGQGGQPFRIVKFRTMTRDSERSGPAFAQRADLRVTPTGAFLRKFRLDELPQFWNVLRGEMSIIGPRPEQSAFAADFEESIPLYASRHWVRPGITGWAQVNQGYTDNLGQTMEKLRYDFYYIKHLSLRLDLLIVWKTVRTILGGFGAR